The region tatatatatatatatatatatatatatatatacacacacacacacacacacacacacacacacacacacatatggagacATCTACAGACCGCCTAATATGTGATTTTTTCAACTACTTTCACActgcaggagagaaggaaggcgaaaggAAGCCGGGTGGAAACATCTCGGTGGCAGTTTCTTCCATTAACCGCGCTTAATTCTCTTCGAATAACTTTAATTACTTGCTCATTTGTCAAGTAGGTATCATAATTTTTTCTCGGTTTGTGAGAGATGGATGAAAATGTATAGGGATACATGGTGGGTCACATTTTCagattgtatttatttctttacagATCAAGGCGCATTAAAATCTAATCATGGTGTTTGAAAAGGAGCCTTCACTCAGGGCGAGGTGCCGCCTATACGTTGCGCGTTCCCTGACAAGTGAACACAAGGAGGGAATTTACCTTCCTGTATTAGATGCGCAGTTGATCACACCTGAATGATTTCCTGGTACGAGAGGAAAGTATACAATACTGGTATTCcagacttttattttcatttcaaaattACTAAATTGGCTTGAGGATTCACTTTCAGTATTgaatttattactataattttttacGTCTAAAGTTGTCAGGAAACATTTCATGTTTGCTTGCTATTCAAAGTAAAGGAAAAATCGGTTAAGAAAATGCATGCCTATGAAAGGCTCTCAATGTTTCTGAATACCCAAAAGctattaattatatcaatgaaaTTAAAGAAATTTTGTTACATCAGATCCGAATTTTGGCCATCCTGATCGGAAAGCGGAAAAAATCCGCGGGAAATGTTCAGCCTAGGAAATTATGCTGGCCCGTCTGCGATCCCTTCGAGTTGAAGATCCCGATGAACAGCGAGGAGTCTTCGGGCTCGTGCGAGGGGAGGGTGCCCGTCCCGATCTCGCCCGAGTGGCCCCAGAGCCCGAAGCTGGACGAGGAGGACCCCGCGGGCACCTTGCACGAGCACCACTGGCCGTCCTTCCTCTTCCGGACGATCTTGAAGCCCGGTTTCtgtgggcggaggagggaggggcttcagttgaggggggggggggatctccgGAATAGTGAAAACAAACTTGAGATGCAGGTTTTCTAAATGATGAAGTAAAAGTATGTGCAGTTGCCTTCGCCCCAAAGTTCGCATgctaatacaaaaagaaaaatgaagtatAAAGAAAGGGAGGTGTTCATCTGTCAACACGAAGCTCCAGACTGAAATGATAGATTCAGAACAattatataggtacacacacatgcacattcacacgcatgcacacacacccacacacccacccacacacacacacacacacacacacacacaaacacacacacacacacacacacacacacacacacacacacacacacacacacacacacacacacacacgcacacacgcacacacgcacacacacacacacacacacacacacacacacacacacacacacacacacacacacgcacacacgcacacacgcacacacacacgcacacacacacacacacacacacacacacacacacacacacacacacacagacacacacacatacacacacacacgcacacacatacacacacacacacacacacacacacacacacacacacacacacacacacacacacacacacacgcacacacacacacacacacacacacacgcacacacgcacaaacacacacgcacacacacacacgcgcatgcacacacgcacactcacacacacacacacacacacacacacacacacacacgcacacacgcacacattcacgcccacacacacacccatacacacatacacacacacacacacacacacacacacacacacacacacacacacacacacacacacacatatatatatatatatatatatatatatatatatatatatatatatatatatatatatatatatatatatgctgtatgtgtcaatatataagtatatacatgtaatattatatatatatatatatatatatatatatatatatatatatatatatatatatatatatatatatatatatatatatatacacacatatacatatacatatacacctatatagctgaatgtaatattatatatatatatatatatatatatatatatatatatatatatatatatatatatatatatatatatttatatatatatatatgtattcaaatatttaCTGTTCATGTTCTAtacatataagtgaatatatgtaatatcatatatacatacatatatacacatatatactgcacacGTCTAGTAAagtaaatatgatatgatatatatatatatatgtatatatatatatatatatatatatatatatatatatatatatatatatatatatatatatatatgtgtgtgtgtgtgtgtgtgtgtgtgtgtgtgtgtgtgtgtgtgtgtatgtatatataaacacacacacatacacacaccacacacacacacacacacacacacatacacacacacacacacacacacacacacacacacacacacacacacacacacacatatatatatatatatatatatatatatatatatatatatatatatatattgtgtgtgtgtgtgtgtgtgtgtgtgtgtgtgtgtgtgtgtgtgtgtgtgtgtaatacacacacgcacacacacacacacacacacacacacacacacacatacacacacacacgcacatacacacacacacgcacacatatatatatatatatatatatatatatatgtatatatatatattatatatatgtatgtatgtatgtatgtatgtatgtatacaaatatttactgtacatgtctatacatataagtgaatatatgtaatatcatatatacatacatataaacacatatatactgtacacgtCTAGTaaagtaaatattatatatatatatatatatatatatatatatatatatatttatatatatatatacatatatatatatatatatatatatatatatatatatatatatgtatatatatgcatatatatatatatatatatatatatacatatatatatatatatatatatatatatgtatacataaacacatacaaacacgcacacacacacacacacacacacacacacacacacacacacacacacacacacacacacacacacacacacacacacacacacacacatatatatatgtatatatatatatatatatatatatatatatatatgtatatatatacatacgcacacacacacacatagacacacacacacacacacacacacacacacacacacacacacacacacacacacacacacacaacacacacacacacacacacacacacacacacacgcacacatacacgcacacacacacacgcacgcacacacacatacaactacacacacacgcacacacacacacacacatacaactacacacacacacacacacacacacacacacacacacacatacacacacacacacacacacacacatatatatatatatatatatatatatatatatatatatatatatatatgtatatatatacatacgcacacacacacacatagacacacacacacacacacacacacacacacacacacacacacacacacacacacacacacacacacaacacacacacacacacacacacacacacacacacgcagacacacacacacacacacacacacacacacacacgcacacatacacgcacacgcacgcacacacacacacacacacaactacacacacacacacacacacaaacacacacacacacacacacacacacacacacacacacacacacatatatatatatatatatatatatatatatatatatatatataaatatatatatatatatatatatatatatacatatatatatatatatatatatatatatatatatatatacatatatatatgtatatatatatatatatatatatatatattatattatatatatatatatatatatatgtatatatacaaatatatacatatatacatatatatacatatttttatatatgtatgtatgtatgtttgtatatacattacacacatgtatatatgtatatgtatatacatacatacatacatacatacatatatatatatatatatatatatatatatatatatatatatatatatatatatatatatatacacacacacacacacacacacacacacacacacacacacacacacacacacacacacacacacacacacacaaacacacacacacacacacacacacacacacacacacacacacacacacacacacacagacacacacacacacacacatatttatatatatatacacatatatgttgtatgtctatatattatatatatgtaagtgggtGTTTGACTGAGTGAGTGcgtgggtgaatgagtgggtgcgtctgtgagtgagtgagtcagcgagtgggtgagtgagtgagtgagtggttgagatggtgagtgagagagtgagtgagcgggtgagtgagtgagtgtgagtgggtgagtctgtgagtgagtgagcaagtgggTGCGAAAGTGAGTGAGGGTgttagtgggtgagtgtgtgagtctgcgagtgactgagagagtgggtgggttaatgaatgagtgtgtgagtgagtaggttagtgagtaagtgaatgcGAGTGAGTGGGTAAATTAGTGTGagtagatgagtgagtgagtgagtgaatcgaTGAGTAAGTGTgtatgagagtgaatgagagagtgggtggctttttaagtgaatgagtgagtagatgagtggatgagtgaataggtgagtgaatgagtgggtaaTTGACTGCTGGTGTGGATTTATGGGTAAGTGGGTATGTGGTGAAAATGTGGATACGTTTATGGATAAATTATTAAGTGAGTGAATtagtgagggagggaataagttgatgaaagagagaaagagagagagagagagagagagagaggagaagagagagagagagagagagagagagagagagatgagaggagagagagagagaggatagagagagagagagagaagagggagaaagaggagagagagagagagagagagaagagagagagagagagagagagagagagatgagagagagagagagagagagagagagagagagagagagagagagagagagagagagagagaggagagagagaga is a window of Penaeus vannamei isolate JL-2024 unplaced genomic scaffold, ASM4276789v1 unanchor4882, whole genome shotgun sequence DNA encoding:
- the LOC113828291 gene encoding uncharacterized protein; this encodes MDIRIVTSSLLIVALLMTSSLTSSAAGELLIGQSPRTYTDYDAWAADLKPGFKIVRKRKDGQWCSCKVPAGSSSSSFGLWGHSGEIGTGTLPSHEPEDSSLFIGIFNSKGSQTGQHNFLG